TCGCGCACGGCCGCGGCCTGCTCGTTCAGCACCTTGAGCTTCTCGGCTTCGGGCAGGTCTTTGATCTGCTCCAGCACGGCGGCCACGATCATCGGCACGCCCTGCATGAGCGCGCGGTCGAATACGCCGCCGATGGCCTTCACGTTGGCCACGCGCGGGTCGCGCTTGAACCACACCGGGTGCGAAGTCCCGCCCCACGGCAGCGCGAGGCCGGTTTCGTGGTGGCCGGGTACGACGACGTCGTGCAGCCCACCGTCGGCCGGCCACTCCTGGTACTCGTTCTGCTCCAGGTAGTACGCCGACGAGAGCGCCGCGTTGACGAGGATGGTGCGGGTCGAGGCGACCGTCGGGTAGCCCTTCCAGAACACCAGGATGTCGAGGGTGTCCAGCCCTGGCGTCTCCAGGCAGATGTTCGCGGCGATCTCGCCGGTCGTGTACATCTGCGCGACGCCCGGCGACAGCAGCAGCCCCTGGGCCGCCATGTCGGCGCCGTAGCGCTCCTCGGCCGAGATCAGCCAGTCCTGCTCCCCGGTCGTGTCGAGGTAGTGCGCCCCCGACGCGAGACAGGCCTGCACGACCTCGTGGCCGTACTCGCTGAACGGGCCGACGGTGTTGCACACCACCGACGCGCCCGCGAACAGCTCGGTGAGCGGGCCGACCTCGTGGGCCACCTCCACCACCTCGTGGTCCACGGTGTCGAGGCCGGGGATGTGGTCGAGCGATTCCTGGAGGCGGGCTTTGTCGCGCCCCGCGGCGACGAAGGGCACGTTGTACTCGCGCAGGTATTCGCAGATCAGGCGTCCGGTGTAGCCGGAAGCGCCGTAGACGACGACGGGCTTGCTCACGACGGTTGTCCTTTCGCAGAGGTCGCTGAAGTCAGTGGTGTCGGCTCGGGTTTCCGGTCACATGCCCATGCCGCCGTCGACCGGCAGCCCCGCGCCGGTGATGAACCGGGCGGCGTCGGAGGCGAGGAACACCACGGCGTCGGCCATGTCGGCCACCTCGCCGAGCCGGCCCGCCGGCGTCTGCCCGACCACGGCTCCGATCGCTTCCTCGACGCTGGGGAACAACCCCACCTCGACGACGTCGTTGGCCAGCTGGTTGCCCATCTGCGTGGGCACCAGCCCTGGGTACACGCAGTTCACGCGCACGCCGTAACCGAGCTTCCCGGCCTCCATCGCGGCCACGCGCGTGAGCCGGTCGACGGCCGACTTCGTGGCGGAGTAGCCCGCGATGCCGGGGAACGCGATGGTCGCGGCCACCGAGGA
The sequence above is a segment of the Amycolatopsis sp. 2-15 genome. Coding sequences within it:
- a CDS encoding DUF5938 domain-containing protein, whose product is MSKPVVVYGASGYTGRLICEYLREYNVPFVAAGRDKARLQESLDHIPGLDTVDHEVVEVAHEVGPLTELFAGASVVCNTVGPFSEYGHEVVQACLASGAHYLDTTGEQDWLISAEERYGADMAAQGLLLSPGVAQMYTTGEIAANICLETPGLDTLDILVFWKGYPTVASTRTILVNAALSSAYYLEQNEYQEWPADGGLHDVVVPGHHETGLALPWGGTSHPVWFKRDPRVANVKAIGGVFDRALMQGVPMIVAAVLEQIKDLPEAEKLKVLNEQAAAVRDEMPPRENQRLNTSLDSVHASGPLGRAHCVIHGTCNYKQTGLLQAYAAYSLLQQPPRRAGFASACQAFGHRELLGVLRSFGLVSNPVLTVHA